In Marivivens aquimaris, one genomic interval encodes:
- a CDS encoding CCA tRNA nucleotidyltransferase produces the protein MRITADWLTSERSQTVCRMLTDAGYQAFFVGGCVRNALIGAPVSDLDVCTSALPEKTLTLAKKAGLKAIPTGIDHGTITVISGGEPYEITTFRQDVETDGRHAVVAFADNIEDDAKRRDFTMNALYAAPDGTIIDPVGGIPDLEARHVRFIGNADKRIREDYLRILRFFRFTAWYGDPEIGIDADGLAACAENIDGLEALSAERIGAEMKKLLSAPDPAPALAAMQSCGALNAILPGATAQPLAVLVHLEGGTAPDAMRRLATIGGKEAVERLRLSNAEAKKLEIIRAGLGTDIDELGYRFKETAVDTYLVRQALMGQPFDLDELADIQHATRQVFPVKAADLMPEYQGPALGQRLRELEERWIKSGFTLSAAELCERD, from the coding sequence ATGCGCATAACGGCTGACTGGCTCACATCCGAACGCTCGCAAACGGTGTGCCGTATGCTGACGGATGCAGGCTATCAGGCGTTTTTCGTGGGCGGCTGCGTGCGGAATGCGCTGATCGGCGCGCCTGTGTCCGACCTCGATGTTTGCACCAGTGCATTGCCTGAAAAGACTCTAACACTGGCGAAAAAGGCCGGTTTGAAAGCCATTCCGACAGGCATCGACCACGGCACGATCACCGTCATCTCGGGCGGTGAGCCGTACGAGATCACCACGTTCCGCCAAGACGTCGAAACTGACGGTCGGCACGCGGTCGTGGCGTTTGCTGACAATATCGAGGACGACGCAAAGCGTCGCGACTTCACGATGAACGCGCTCTACGCCGCACCGGACGGGACCATTATCGACCCTGTCGGCGGCATTCCCGATCTCGAAGCGCGGCACGTCCGGTTTATCGGCAATGCGGACAAGCGCATCCGCGAGGACTACCTCCGCATCCTTCGGTTTTTCCGGTTTACCGCGTGGTACGGCGACCCTGAGATCGGGATCGACGCCGATGGCCTTGCTGCTTGCGCAGAGAATATCGACGGGCTGGAGGCTCTTTCAGCAGAGCGTATCGGCGCGGAGATGAAAAAACTGCTCAGCGCCCCCGATCCTGCGCCTGCGCTGGCGGCGATGCAAAGTTGCGGTGCGCTCAACGCGATCCTGCCAGGGGCAACCGCTCAGCCGCTTGCCGTGCTGGTCCATCTGGAAGGGGGGACCGCGCCTGACGCGATGCGCCGTCTTGCCACTATCGGCGGGAAAGAAGCTGTCGAACGGCTCCGTTTGTCGAACGCTGAGGCAAAGAAACTGGAGATAATTCGGGCTGGATTAGGGACTGATATCGACGAACTCGGCTACCGTTTCAAGGAAACCGCCGTCGATACATACCTCGTGCGGCAAGCGTTGATGGGGCAGCCCTTTGATCTTGATGAACTCGCCGACATCCAGCACGCGACCCGTCAGGTATTTCCAGTAAAAGCTGCCGATCTCATGCCGGAATACCAAGGACCAGCCCTCGGCCAGCGCCTCCGCGAGCTTGAGGAACGTTGGATCAAATCGGGCTTCACCCTCTCCGCGGCAGAACTGTGCGAACGTGACTAA
- a CDS encoding ABC transporter ATP-binding protein, which produces MFKFFEGLVDPYSNYQENDNPPQKLWPFLRSFAYEFRWVFAITGILSVCIAFFEVWLISYMGRLIDLLDGEPIEVWGSHAAEFIIVAIVILTLRPIIYVAQFALLNNTILVNFPTMIRYRAHRHVLRQSIGWFENDFAGRIANRIMQAPPAAGEVAFQTFDAMTFAVAYVIGAAYLLADADARLLIPLSFWLFPYIALLVWVVKRAGPAAEASSNSRSRVTARVVDSYTNIHSVKLFAHHGKEVDYAQEAIEDARQTFIREMRLLTIMDLVLMVLNGLLIVGVVGFAMYLWFGALASVGVVAAATALALRLNAMSGWIMWATSSFFRELGVVREGMMTISQPITLTDKPTSQTLSAGKGEITLQGLSHHYGRKTGGLDNIDLIVKPGEKVGLVGRSGAGKSTLLKLLLRFYDAESGCILIDGQDISEVSQDSLRQTIGMVQQDNSLLHRSVRENILYGRPDATEDDMIRATKEAQAHDFILDLEDAEGNKGYDARVGERGVKLSGGQRQRIAIARVLLKDAPILLLDEATSALDSEVEAAIQDTLYGLMEGKTVIAIAHRLSTIAQMDRIVVMDQGRVVEDGSHDELLARGGIYARLWQHQSGGFIGESA; this is translated from the coding sequence GTGTTCAAATTTTTCGAGGGATTGGTCGATCCCTACAGCAATTACCAAGAAAACGACAATCCGCCGCAGAAGCTCTGGCCGTTCCTGCGGTCATTTGCGTATGAATTCCGCTGGGTCTTCGCGATTACGGGCATCCTGTCAGTCTGTATCGCGTTTTTCGAGGTTTGGCTGATCTCCTACATGGGGCGTCTGATCGACCTGCTCGATGGCGAACCGATCGAGGTCTGGGGCAGCCACGCCGCCGAATTCATCATCGTTGCAATCGTCATCCTGACCCTGCGCCCGATCATTTACGTCGCGCAGTTTGCGCTGTTGAACAACACGATCCTCGTGAATTTCCCGACCATGATCCGGTATCGCGCGCACCGCCACGTGCTGCGCCAATCCATCGGCTGGTTCGAAAATGACTTCGCTGGACGGATCGCGAACCGCATCATGCAAGCGCCGCCCGCAGCGGGTGAGGTCGCGTTCCAGACCTTCGACGCCATGACTTTTGCTGTCGCCTATGTCATCGGTGCGGCCTATCTGTTGGCCGATGCCGACGCGCGGTTGCTCATTCCGCTGTCGTTCTGGCTGTTCCCCTACATCGCGCTGCTGGTGTGGGTTGTGAAACGTGCCGGACCCGCGGCCGAAGCGTCATCGAATTCGCGCAGCCGCGTGACGGCGCGGGTTGTCGACAGTTACACCAACATCCACTCGGTCAAGCTGTTCGCGCACCACGGCAAAGAGGTCGACTACGCCCAAGAAGCCATTGAGGACGCACGTCAGACCTTTATCCGCGAGATGCGCCTGCTGACGATCATGGACCTCGTTCTGATGGTGCTGAACGGTCTGCTGATCGTCGGCGTTGTCGGTTTCGCGATGTATCTCTGGTTCGGCGCGCTGGCCTCGGTCGGTGTCGTCGCTGCGGCGACTGCACTTGCGCTGCGCCTCAATGCGATGAGCGGTTGGATCATGTGGGCGACGAGCAGTTTCTTCCGCGAGCTTGGCGTTGTGCGTGAGGGCATGATGACCATTTCGCAGCCGATCACGCTAACCGATAAGCCGACGTCGCAGACGCTGTCGGCGGGCAAGGGTGAGATCACCCTTCAAGGCCTGAGCCACCACTACGGACGTAAAACCGGCGGCCTCGACAATATCGACCTTATTGTGAAACCGGGCGAAAAGGTTGGCCTTGTTGGGCGCTCCGGTGCAGGTAAATCGACTCTACTCAAGCTGCTTTTGCGGTTTTACGATGCCGAAAGCGGGTGCATTCTGATCGACGGGCAGGACATCTCCGAGGTGTCGCAGGACAGTTTGCGCCAGACTATAGGCATGGTTCAGCAGGATAACTCGCTACTGCACCGCTCGGTACGCGAAAACATCCTCTATGGCCGTCCTGATGCCACCGAGGACGATATGATCCGCGCAACGAAAGAGGCGCAGGCGCATGACTTCATCCTAGATCTGGAGGATGCTGAGGGCAACAAGGGCTACGATGCCCGCGTGGGTGAGCGCGGCGTGAAACTGTCCGGCGGCCAGCGTCAGCGTATCGCGATTGCGCGTGTTCTGCTGAAGGACGCGCCGATCCTTTTACTGGACGAGGCGACCTCCGCCCTCGATTCCGAGGTCGAGGCGGCCATCCAGGACACCCTTTATGGCCTTATGGAGGGCAAAACGGTTATCGCCATCGCACACCGCCTTTCGACGATTGCACAGATGGACCGGATCGTCGTGATGGACCAAGGCCGCGTGGTCGAGGACGGATCGCACGACGAACTGCTGGCGCGGGGCGGCATCTATGCGCGTCTGTGGCAGCACCAATCGGGCGGGTTCATCGGAGAAAGCGCATGA
- a CDS encoding ABC transporter ATP-binding protein yields the protein MKLVDLIRPFRRVDTPPPNTLWPFIWWCLSGSWPALTIAAIACSLAGSLEVVTAYLLGAVLDATSGTAEGFWQDQWPLAVVFIVFYIVLRPIIFGVSALSNSIIVQPNVGPQILSRLHRWTMGHSVRFFDEDFAGRLTQKQMQVSNSVTELTSEFLNTICFAIASVVGALILVLGVDIWMAVGLLAWFVAYILMISWFIPRVRLRAKARANARAAITGQVVDTFTNIRTVKLFAHDDFEDAVALDAMNEFRNRAVEFGRVAVAFRLALMTIAGVVPVMLIGGTVYMWTLGSATAGDIAATGAIALRLSHMTGWVSFTLMGMYGHLGEAEDGMKTLTPAHDLTDDANAAELVVPRGEIKFDDVTFAYGERNGGVRDIALTIQPSQKVGIVGASGAGKSTLVSLLLRLYDTEQGRVQIDGQNVSNVTQVSLRRHIGMVTQDTSMFNRSAMDNIRYGRPDATDAEVMEAARKAEAHTFIPDLRDARGRTGYDAFLGERGVKLSGGQRQRIAIARTILKDAPILVLDEATSALDSEVEAAIQESLDQVMEGKTVLAIAHRLSTIARMDRIIVMEGGRIVEDGTHDDLLARGGIYARYWVRQSGGFIGTDD from the coding sequence ATGAAGCTTGTCGACCTGATCCGCCCGTTCCGCCGTGTCGACACGCCGCCGCCGAATACGCTCTGGCCGTTCATCTGGTGGTGTCTATCCGGTTCGTGGCCCGCGCTGACGATTGCTGCCATTGCCTGTTCGTTGGCCGGCTCGCTCGAGGTTGTGACGGCTTATCTGCTCGGCGCAGTGCTCGATGCGACCTCGGGCACGGCAGAGGGATTCTGGCAGGACCAATGGCCGCTCGCCGTGGTGTTCATCGTTTTCTACATCGTCCTGCGGCCGATCATCTTCGGCGTCTCCGCGCTGTCTAACAGCATCATCGTCCAGCCCAACGTCGGCCCGCAGATCCTCTCGCGTCTGCATCGCTGGACGATGGGTCATTCGGTGCGGTTCTTTGATGAGGACTTCGCGGGGCGTCTGACGCAGAAACAGATGCAGGTGTCAAACTCTGTCACCGAGCTGACGAGCGAATTTCTCAACACCATCTGCTTCGCCATCGCGTCGGTCGTGGGCGCGCTGATCCTCGTCCTTGGCGTCGACATCTGGATGGCGGTCGGGCTGCTTGCGTGGTTTGTGGCCTATATCCTGATGATCTCGTGGTTTATTCCGCGGGTCCGCCTGCGGGCCAAAGCACGGGCGAATGCGCGGGCGGCGATCACGGGGCAGGTTGTGGACACGTTTACCAACATCCGCACCGTGAAGCTCTTTGCCCACGATGATTTCGAAGACGCCGTCGCGCTGGACGCCATGAACGAATTCCGTAATCGCGCGGTGGAGTTCGGGCGCGTAGCGGTTGCCTTCCGTCTGGCGCTGATGACGATCGCTGGCGTGGTGCCCGTCATGCTGATCGGCGGCACGGTTTACATGTGGACGCTGGGGAGCGCGACGGCAGGCGATATCGCCGCGACAGGCGCGATTGCGCTGCGTTTGTCTCACATGACGGGCTGGGTGAGCTTCACACTGATGGGCATGTATGGCCATCTGGGTGAGGCAGAGGACGGTATGAAAACCCTCACGCCTGCGCATGACCTGACCGACGATGCAAACGCGGCAGAGCTTGTGGTGCCGCGCGGTGAGATCAAATTCGACGATGTCACCTTTGCTTACGGCGAACGGAACGGCGGTGTGCGTGACATCGCCCTCACGATTCAGCCGAGCCAAAAGGTCGGGATCGTTGGCGCATCGGGTGCGGGCAAATCGACGCTCGTGTCGCTGTTGCTGCGCCTTTATGACACCGAACAGGGCCGCGTGCAGATTGACGGGCAGAACGTTTCGAACGTCACGCAGGTCAGCCTCCGCCGTCATATCGGCATGGTCACGCAGGACACGTCGATGTTTAACCGTTCCGCCATGGACAACATCCGCTACGGGCGTCCCGATGCAACGGATGCAGAGGTGATGGAGGCCGCGCGCAAGGCCGAGGCGCATACCTTTATTCCCGACCTTCGCGATGCACGCGGACGGACCGGCTATGACGCGTTTCTAGGCGAGCGTGGCGTGAAACTCTCAGGTGGCCAGCGTCAACGTATCGCGATTGCGCGCACGATCCTTAAGGACGCACCGATCCTCGTTCTGGACGAAGCGACCTCCGCGCTCGACTCCGAAGTCGAAGCTGCCATTCAGGAAAGCCTCGATCAGGTGATGGAGGGCAAGACTGTCCTCGCCATCGCGCACCGTCTTTCGACCATTGCGCGGATGGACCGGATCATTGTGATGGAGGGTGGGCGCATCGTTGAGGACGGCACCCACGACGATCTGCTGGCACGAGGTGGCATCTATGCGCGGTACTGGGTGCGGCAGTCGGGCGGCTTTATCGGTACAGACGACTAG
- a CDS encoding class I SAM-dependent RNA methyltransferase, with protein MKIESITHLGMGRAEDGTLVPRVLPGETVELTDDGARVLEPSADRVSPPCRHFKACGGCAMQHASDRFVAEWKASNVAKSLAAHGIDANIQGVDTSPANSRRRAKFSGRRTKKAALVGFHARASDTIVEIPDCQLISPALKATLPALNELTKIAGSRKGEVAMTVTESSSGPDIRVEADKELTEELRIELAQWANAHGIARLVWRDEPVVTINVPVQSFDGIRVLPPPGAFLQATVQGENALQSAVKQILGRAAKVIDLFAGSGTFSLPLARNAEVHAVEGEKAMMDALDRGWRETRGLKLVTTETRDLFRRPMLPDELDKFDAAVIDPPRAGAEAQIAEIASSKLKTVAMVSCNPVTFARDARTLIDAGFEMGPVTVVDQFRWSPHTEVVCAFTRQ; from the coding sequence ATGAAAATCGAAAGCATCACACACCTTGGTATGGGCCGCGCCGAAGACGGCACGCTCGTTCCGCGCGTTCTGCCTGGCGAAACCGTCGAACTGACCGACGATGGCGCCCGAGTTCTTGAACCGTCCGCAGACCGCGTCAGCCCACCGTGCCGTCATTTCAAAGCCTGCGGCGGCTGTGCGATGCAGCACGCCTCTGACAGATTCGTGGCTGAATGGAAGGCGTCGAACGTCGCTAAGTCATTGGCAGCGCATGGAATTGATGCGAATATACAGGGTGTAGATACATCACCCGCGAACTCCCGCCGCCGTGCGAAGTTCAGCGGTCGCCGCACGAAGAAGGCCGCGTTGGTCGGCTTTCATGCGCGCGCCTCGGATACGATTGTCGAGATCCCCGACTGTCAGCTGATTTCGCCTGCGCTCAAGGCGACGTTGCCCGCGCTGAACGAGTTGACCAAGATTGCCGGCAGCCGCAAAGGTGAAGTCGCGATGACAGTCACCGAAAGCTCCAGCGGTCCCGACATTCGTGTCGAGGCGGATAAGGAGCTGACCGAGGAGCTGCGCATCGAACTGGCGCAGTGGGCGAATGCGCATGGCATTGCCCGTCTCGTGTGGCGCGACGAACCTGTGGTGACCATCAATGTGCCGGTGCAGTCTTTTGACGGCATTCGCGTCCTCCCACCGCCGGGTGCGTTCTTGCAGGCGACGGTGCAGGGCGAAAATGCCCTCCAGTCCGCCGTGAAACAGATCCTCGGTAGGGCTGCCAAGGTTATCGACCTGTTCGCGGGTTCGGGCACGTTCAGCCTGCCGCTCGCCCGGAATGCCGAGGTTCACGCTGTGGAGGGCGAAAAGGCGATGATGGACGCGCTGGATCGTGGTTGGCGGGAAACACGTGGCCTCAAGCTGGTGACGACCGAAACGCGCGACCTGTTCCGCCGCCCGATGCTGCCTGACGAGCTCGACAAATTTGACGCTGCTGTCATCGACCCGCCGCGCGCAGGTGCCGAGGCGCAGATCGCAGAGATCGCCTCGTCGAAGCTGAAGACTGTCGCGATGGTGTCCTGTAATCCCGTGACCTTTGCCCGTGACGCCCGCACGCTGATCGACGCTGGCTTCGAGATGGGTCCGGTAACCGTTGTGGACCAGTTCAGGTGGTCTCCACATACGGAGGTCGTCTGTGCGTTCACTCGTCAGTGA
- a CDS encoding L,D-transpeptidase family protein — translation MFIRSVFALGAAAALSACAASNPADKKFLTYNGPEVTSVYIDKSDRAMYLLHNEEVLKTYQFGLGFAPEGHKEFEGDGRTPEGGYWIDWHNPNSNYHLSLRVSYPNPTDMARAASMGRSPGGNIFIHGTPTGVDSTSDWTAGCIAVTNEEIEEIYAMVKAPTPIYIMP, via the coding sequence ATGTTTATCCGTAGCGTTTTTGCGCTTGGCGCGGCAGCGGCGTTATCCGCTTGTGCAGCGTCCAATCCCGCAGACAAAAAATTCCTGACCTATAATGGGCCGGAAGTAACCAGTGTTTATATCGATAAGAGCGATCGCGCGATGTACCTGCTTCACAACGAAGAGGTGCTGAAAACTTATCAGTTCGGTCTGGGATTCGCGCCCGAGGGTCACAAAGAATTCGAAGGCGACGGACGTACGCCCGAAGGTGGCTATTGGATCGATTGGCACAATCCCAACAGCAATTACCACCTGTCGCTGCGGGTTTCGTACCCGAATCCGACCGACATGGCGCGCGCTGCCAGCATGGGCCGTAGTCCCGGTGGCAACATCTTCATCCATGGCACACCGACCGGAGTCGATTCGACCTCCGACTGGACTGCCGGATGCATCGCGGTCACGAACGAAGAAATCGAAGAAATCTACGCGATGGTGAAGGCGCCGACGCCGATCTACATCATGCCATAA
- the dalA gene encoding divisome-associated lipoprotein DalA produces the protein MNRRFMVFGLAATALAACEPPKQVRLGPDGLPLPQVYRISDADTATIQYRFLDAVNAMRQTAGRGALQLNAQLNAAAATHSRDMAVQNRPWHFGSDGSSPLDRGRRVGYSGRIMGENISETYETELQTLASWLQKEDTRSVILDPTANELGFDFFQERGGKIWWTMVTGRR, from the coding sequence ATGAATCGGCGTTTTATGGTTTTCGGTCTGGCTGCAACCGCTCTGGCGGCGTGTGAACCGCCCAAGCAGGTGCGACTCGGTCCCGATGGTCTGCCTCTGCCACAGGTTTACCGCATCTCCGATGCCGATACCGCGACGATCCAGTACCGTTTCCTCGATGCTGTGAACGCCATGCGCCAAACCGCGGGACGCGGCGCGCTGCAACTCAACGCCCAGCTTAATGCTGCCGCAGCGACTCACTCGCGCGACATGGCCGTGCAGAATCGTCCGTGGCACTTCGGTTCTGACGGCTCATCCCCGCTCGATCGCGGTCGACGTGTGGGCTATTCGGGTCGCATTATGGGCGAGAATATCTCGGAAACCTACGAGACCGAACTTCAGACGCTCGCAAGCTGGCTTCAGAAGGAAGACACCCGCTCGGTGATTCTCGACCCGACGGCCAACGAACTGGGCTTCGACTTCTTTCAGGAACGCGGCGGCAAGATCTGGTGGACTATGGTGACCGGCCGCCGCTGA
- a CDS encoding L,D-transpeptidase: MTDQLTRRGFVAAAAALAGTASFGQTENSTEVEADISRSVTHNISSFRSLDWQPYFTDLTNGAILVDIQSRALHFWSQDQSVYKLYPTSVPLTDDLTRKGRTEITRKIVGPEWRPTPSMKERNPEWPDYIGPGPDNPLGTHAMYLSWTYYRIHGTHDTRKIGRRSSNGCIGLYNEHIAELFSLSNVGTQVLLI; the protein is encoded by the coding sequence ATGACCGATCAACTTACGCGTCGCGGCTTTGTTGCAGCCGCAGCCGCCCTCGCAGGGACCGCTTCCTTCGGGCAAACCGAAAATTCGACCGAGGTCGAAGCCGATATCTCGCGCTCGGTCACGCATAACATTTCGAGCTTCCGTTCACTGGACTGGCAGCCGTACTTTACCGATCTGACCAACGGTGCAATTCTCGTGGATATTCAATCGCGTGCGCTGCATTTCTGGTCGCAGGATCAGAGCGTTTACAAGCTCTACCCGACCTCTGTGCCGCTGACCGATGACCTTACCCGTAAGGGCCGTACGGAGATCACACGCAAGATCGTCGGGCCCGAATGGCGTCCGACTCCGTCGATGAAAGAGCGTAATCCCGAGTGGCCCGACTATATCGGCCCTGGTCCGGATAACCCGTTGGGTACGCACGCAATGTATCTGTCGTGGACCTACTACCGAATCCACGGCACCCACGACACGCGCAAAATCGGTCGACGTTCGTCTAACGGCTGTATCGGCCTCTACAACGAGCACATTGCCGAACTTTTCAGCCTCTCAAATGTGGGCACACAGGTTCTGCTTATCTGA
- the hemH gene encoding ferrochelatase translates to MKDFQNTGGTATRPEHAPATHPAIKPRRIGVLLANLGTPDGTDYWSMRRYLSEFLSDQRVIDYPAWKWQPILQGIILSIRPQKSGAAYRSIWNNERNESPLMTITRDQTDAIKARLAAEFGDNVIVDFCMRYGNPSTEAKVREMVKAGCDRILFFPLYPQYAGATSATANDQFFRALMKEKFQPAARIVPPYFDKPEYIKALAASVQRAYDAMDVKPDKLVCSYHGLPKRYLTEEGDPYHCHCHKTTRLLQEALGWADDKIITTFQSKFGPEEWLQPYTVEEVARLAEAGHKNIAVIAPAFSADCIETLEEINEEIKESFEHAGGEKFNYIPCLNDDPAHIDALTHVITQNLRGWIE, encoded by the coding sequence ATGAAAGATTTTCAAAACACTGGCGGCACAGCGACCCGCCCCGAGCACGCGCCCGCAACCCATCCGGCGATCAAACCGCGCCGCATCGGTGTTTTGCTTGCCAACCTCGGCACGCCCGACGGGACGGACTACTGGTCGATGCGCCGCTATCTGAGCGAGTTTCTCAGCGATCAGCGCGTGATCGATTACCCCGCGTGGAAATGGCAACCGATCCTTCAGGGCATCATTCTGTCGATCCGTCCGCAGAAGTCCGGTGCTGCCTACCGCTCGATCTGGAACAACGAGCGGAACGAAAGCCCGCTCATGACCATCACCCGTGACCAGACCGATGCGATCAAAGCGCGTCTGGCTGCCGAGTTCGGTGACAACGTGATTGTCGATTTCTGTATGCGCTACGGCAACCCGTCGACCGAAGCCAAGGTTCGCGAGATGGTGAAAGCTGGCTGCGACCGCATCTTGTTCTTCCCCCTCTACCCGCAATACGCGGGCGCGACCTCGGCCACCGCGAACGACCAGTTCTTCCGCGCGCTCATGAAAGAGAAATTCCAGCCCGCCGCCCGTATTGTCCCGCCGTATTTCGACAAACCGGAGTACATCAAGGCGCTCGCCGCATCTGTGCAGCGCGCCTATGACGCGATGGATGTGAAGCCGGACAAGCTGGTCTGCTCCTACCACGGCCTGCCGAAACGCTACCTCACTGAGGAAGGCGATCCGTACCACTGCCACTGCCACAAGACGACGCGCCTGCTGCAAGAGGCGCTTGGTTGGGCGGACGACAAGATCATCACGACCTTCCAGTCGAAGTTTGGCCCCGAAGAGTGGCTCCAGCCCTACACGGTCGAGGAAGTCGCTCGTCTGGCCGAAGCCGGTCACAAGAATATCGCTGTGATCGCTCCCGCGTTCAGCGCCGACTGCATCGAAACGCTCGAAGAGATCAACGAAGAGATCAAAGAGAGCTTCGAGCACGCCGGCGGTGAGAAGTTCAACTACATCCCCTGCCTTAATGACGATCCGGCGCACATTGATGCGCTGACGCATGTCATCACGCAGAATCTGCGGGGATGGATCGAATAA
- a CDS encoding methyltransferase domain-containing protein translates to MNNQPLLTDRQALARNRARMTATFMLETVADEFHERLNEVNRTFTDAAVVSGNPEFWGDQFPNAAQVADHDTLDLEPQSRDLVIHAMALHWANDPVGQIIQSHRALRPDGLFLAALFGGQTLHELRTVLAEAESRVTGGLSPRIAPMGEIRDVGALLQRCNLALPVADAVPFTVSYQDAWALMRDLRAMGEANALNARHRAPTRREVFETAADLYQQHFGTENGRITATFEVIFLAGWAPDESQQKPLRPGSAKFSLAEALNAAKGPVNQSDN, encoded by the coding sequence ATGAACAACCAGCCGCTTCTTACCGACCGACAGGCGCTCGCACGCAACCGTGCGCGTATGACTGCAACTTTCATGCTCGAAACGGTTGCCGACGAATTTCATGAAAGACTGAACGAGGTTAACAGGACGTTCACCGACGCTGCTGTTGTCTCGGGTAACCCTGAATTCTGGGGCGACCAATTCCCCAATGCCGCACAGGTGGCCGATCACGATACGCTCGATCTGGAACCGCAGAGCCGCGATCTGGTCATTCATGCGATGGCGCTGCACTGGGCGAATGACCCTGTGGGCCAGATCATCCAGAGCCATCGCGCACTGCGCCCCGACGGGCTGTTCCTTGCCGCGCTCTTTGGCGGTCAGACTCTGCACGAGCTGCGCACCGTTCTGGCCGAGGCGGAGTCGCGTGTGACCGGTGGCCTGTCACCGCGCATCGCACCGATGGGTGAAATCCGCGATGTGGGCGCCCTACTCCAGCGGTGCAACCTCGCGCTGCCCGTTGCTGACGCCGTGCCGTTCACCGTCAGCTATCAGGACGCGTGGGCACTGATGCGCGACCTGCGGGCGATGGGTGAGGCCAATGCTCTGAACGCCCGCCACCGCGCGCCGACCCGCCGCGAGGTGTTCGAAACCGCGGCGGACCTTTACCAGCAGCACTTCGGCACCGAAAATGGTAGGATTACAGCAACGTTCGAGGTGATCTTCCTCGCCGGTTGGGCCCCTGACGAAAGCCAGCAGAAACCGCTGCGACCGGGGTCTGCGAAATTCAGTCTGGCCGAGGCGCTGAATGCGGCAAAGGGTCCGGTGAACCAATCGGATAATTGA
- a CDS encoding ComF family protein yields the protein MLQSVVRLIMPQQCVLCDELIESDGGLCPACWRDATLVAGTVCDGCGTPLVGQGDDVAHCDDCLQTPRIWTKGRSALVYEGIGKRLVMGLKHGDRQDLVPTLARIMARSSRPLLEDDTVIVPVPLHWSRLLRRRYNQSALLALEIGKIVGRPVLVDGLVRVHRTRPTRGQTRAEREMSQQDSIRPHPKKGSRLNGRSVMIVDDVMTTGATLKAAAQGALLAGAKQVCVLTLARAVSEAYIFRKPNEARHEDS from the coding sequence ATGTTGCAAAGCGTCGTCCGCCTCATCATGCCTCAGCAGTGTGTGCTGTGCGATGAACTGATCGAGTCGGACGGAGGTTTGTGCCCCGCTTGCTGGCGGGACGCAACGCTCGTTGCCGGAACCGTGTGTGACGGCTGCGGGACGCCACTGGTCGGGCAGGGCGATGATGTGGCTCACTGTGACGACTGCCTTCAGACCCCGAGGATTTGGACAAAAGGGCGGAGCGCGCTGGTCTATGAAGGCATCGGAAAGCGTCTGGTCATGGGGTTGAAGCACGGCGACAGGCAGGATCTGGTGCCAACGCTGGCGCGGATCATGGCGCGGTCCTCGCGTCCGCTGCTTGAGGACGACACCGTTATTGTGCCTGTTCCGCTGCATTGGTCTCGATTATTGCGGCGGCGGTACAATCAATCCGCGCTGCTCGCGCTCGAAATTGGAAAGATCGTCGGGCGGCCTGTTCTGGTCGATGGCCTTGTGCGGGTCCATCGCACCCGACCGACCAGAGGTCAGACCCGCGCAGAGCGTGAAATGTCCCAGCAGGATTCGATCAGACCGCATCCGAAAAAGGGCAGTCGCCTCAATGGTCGAAGCGTGATGATCGTGGATGATGTGATGACTACGGGCGCCACGCTCAAGGCAGCAGCGCAGGGTGCATTGCTCGCTGGCGCAAAGCAGGTTTGCGTTCTTACACTGGCGCGCGCCGTGTCGGAGGCCTACATATTCCGTAAACCGAATGAGGCACGACATGAAGACAGTTGA
- the grxC gene encoding glutaredoxin 3 — protein MKTVEIYTSPICGFCHRAKHLLTAKGVEYTEYDVLEDPDKRPEMMQRANGGRTVPQIFIGGEHVGGCDDLYALDRAGKLDPMLA, from the coding sequence ATGAAGACAGTTGAAATCTACACTTCTCCGATCTGTGGCTTTTGCCACCGTGCAAAGCATCTTCTGACTGCCAAGGGTGTCGAATACACGGAATACGATGTGCTCGAAGATCCCGACAAGCGGCCCGAAATGATGCAGCGCGCCAACGGCGGACGTACCGTTCCGCAGATTTTCATCGGCGGTGAGCATGTAGGCGGTTGCGATGACCTCTACGCGCTGGACCGCGCGGGTAAACTCGACCCGATGCTGGCATGA